In Ipomoea triloba cultivar NCNSP0323 chromosome 7, ASM357664v1, a single genomic region encodes these proteins:
- the LOC116025830 gene encoding AP2-like ethylene-responsive transcription factor At1g16060 has protein sequence MAKLSQQKSTTTIHATTTVGATATTTPTVLKAKRTRKTVPRDSPPQRSSIYRGVTRHRWTGRYEAHLWDKNCWNESQNKKGRQVYLGAYDDEEAAAHAYDLAALKYWGHETILNFPLATYEKELKLMEGQSREEYIGSLRRKSSGFSRGVSKYRGVARHHHNGRWEARIGRVFGNKYLYLGTYATQEEAAVAYDMAAIEYRGLNAVTNFDLSRYIKWLRPNNNNNTNNEVNPSIGSNLVPTQNHNLCSNSNSNSSSSLSGSSGLYNHQQQPLLGRDEQKNHTVITTDVSLAQSQPTSTTSALGLLFQSSKFKEMMEMTLAAECSAPAVVEANIPPRRSFPEDIKTCFEDQDFASYGDDMTTFDNFNSLMQPILQLDFDF, from the exons ATGGCGAAGCTATCCCAGCAAAAGAGTACAACAACTATCCATGCAACCACGACAGTTGGGGCAACTGCCACTACTACTCCAACTGTTCTCAAGGCCAAACGTACGAGGAAGACAGTCCCCAGAGACTCCCCTCCTCAACGCAGCTCCATCTACCGTGGCGTCACCAG GCATCGGTGGACTGGGAGATATGAAGCTCATTTGTGGGATAAGAATTGCTGGAATGAATCGCAGAACAAGAAAGGAAGACAAG TTTATCTTG GTGCttatgatgatgaagaagcaGCTGCACACGCTTATGACTTGGCTGCTCTCAAGTACTGGGGTCATGAAACCATTCTTAACTTTCCT TTGGCAACGTATGAGAAAGAACTGAAGTTAATGGAGGGACAATCCAGAGAAGAATACATTGGATCCCTCAGAAG GAAAAGCAGTGGATTTTCACGAGGAGTTTCCAAATACCGTGGTGTTGCAAG GCATCACCATAATGGAAGATGGGAAGCCAGAATTGGTAGAGTTTTTGGCAACAAGTACCTTTATCTTGGGACCTATG cTACACAAGAAGAGGCTGCTGTTGCATATGACATGGCTGCCATAGAATATCGTGGTTTAAATGCTGTCACAAATTTTGATCTTAGCCGATACATCAAATGGCTCCGaccaaacaacaataacaacaccAATAACGAGGTTAATCCTAGTATTGGAAGCAACCTTGTTCCTACTCAAAATCATAATTTATGTTCGAACTCAAACTCGAACTCGAGCTCTAGCTTGAGCGGTAGTAGTGGTCTTTACAATCACCAGCAACAACCGCTTTTGGGTAGGGATGAGCAAAAGAATCATACCGTGATAACAACTGATGTGTCGTTGGCTCAGTCTCAGCCCACTTCCACCACATCGGCATTAGGGTTATTGTTTCAATCATCGAAGTTCAAGGAGATGATGGAGATGACCCTGGCAGCCGAGTGCTCGGCGCCAGCCGTCGTCGAGGCTAACATTCCCCCACGGCGCAGCTTCCCGGAGGACATAAAAACCTGCTTTGAGGATCAAGATTTTGCTAGCTATGGAGATGATATGACCACCTTTGACAACTTCAACTCACTCATGCAACCAATTCTTCAACTTGACTTTGACTTTTAG
- the LOC116024029 gene encoding integrator complex subunit 3-like, giving the protein MAGTLIHRATLEAENPLEASLRESFNLHEPHLRPPFSLTTFTPDQYSTLNDAVLFGLLREPHFAKTHIKHLHAITTDGYCYFTSMITRIVDELYGKFIDSAKIQLIWLTNEMINVLAVGFDRLLVALLRQIVGGDFSEGNLWLCSEMVSVFLTKWECILEEEPLILTYGLYVFLRVLADHSRLCSDPRLDVLKRLEIEFCVRVLREQFGLCLKIGRDLIRLLQDLVHIAEFKSIWKDLLLDPGQFKVDGFEGVLQIYRLRTPSLYFSLRITPEMERKLRYLVMNVKFGNQRRYQVWFARKFLFLSERETLLVDIVRYICSMRHPSGEVIEPETIPRWAVIGWLLKCCRKSYIEANLKLALFYDWLFFDEKEDNVTSIEPAILLMVNSIPKYVDVTNALLEFLLILVDNYDVDRKDLIINGVVNSIRVLVSKGVIGSLDVLTHCDLLSPLLREMLGKLLLLTQTTHSEGLQ; this is encoded by the coding sequence ATGGCGGGAACGTTGATTCACAGAGCCACTCTCGAAGCGGAGAATCCACTCGAAGCATCGCTAAGGGAATCTTTCAACCTTCACGAACCACATCTACGGCCGCCTTTTTCTCTCACAACTTTCACTCCGGACCAGTACTCGACCCTAAACGACGCCGTTCTTTTCGGCCTTCTACGGGAGCCCCATTTCGCGAAAACTCACATCAAGCACCTCCACGCCATCACCACGGACGGGTATTGCTACTTCACCTCTATGATTACCAGAATCGTGGATGAATTGTATGGAAAATTTATTGATTCCGCGAAAATTCAGTTGATTTGGTTGACAAATGAGATGATTAATGTGTTAGCTGTAGGGTTTGATAGGCTGTTAGTGGCTCTTCTAAGGCAAATTGTAGGGGGAGATTTTAGTGAAGGTAATTTATGGCTGTGTTCTGAGATGGTTAGTGTTTTTCTCACCAAATGGGAGTGTATATTAGAAGAAGAGCCCTTGATTTTGACTTATGGATTGTATGTGTTTCTTAGGGTTTTGGCTGATCATAGCAGGTTATGTAGTGATCCAAGGCTAGACGTGTTGAAGAGATTGGAGATAGAGTTTTGTGTTAGGGTTTTGAGGGAACAATTTGGTTTGTGTTTGAAGATAGGGAGGGATCTCATTAGGCTTTTACAAGATTTGGTCCATATAGCCGAGTTTAAGTCCATATGGAAAGACTTGTTGTTGGATCCAGGGCAGTTCAAAGTGGATGGTTTTGAGGGTGTGTTGCAAATCTATCGATTAAGGACACCAAGTTTATATTTTTCGCTTAGAATCACGCCTGAAATGGAGAGGAAGTTGAGATATTTGGTTATGAATGTGAAGTTTGGAAATCAGAGGAGGTACCAGGTGTGGTTTGCGagaaagtttttgtttttgtctgaGAGGGAGACTCTTTTGGTAGACATAGTGAGGTACATCTGCTCTATgcgtcacccctcgggtgaagTTATAGAACCCGAGACAATTCCGAGATGGGCTGTGATTGGTTGGCTGTTGAAGTGTTGCCGGAAAAGCTATATTGAAGCGAACTTGAAGCTGGCTTTGTTTTATGATTGGCTGTTCTTTGATGAGAAGGAGGATAATGTAACAAGCATTGAACCTGCGATTTTGTTGATGGTGAACTCTATTCCAAAATATGTTGATGTGACCAACGCCCTTCTTGAGTTTCTCTTGATTTTGGTTGACAATTATGATGTTGATAGGAAGGATCTCATCATCAACGGGGTAGTAAATTCTATTCGTGTTCTTGTTAGTAAAGGTGTTATTGGCTCACTTGATGTCCTGACTCACTGTGATCTGCTGTCTCCCTTGCTCAGAGAAATGCTCGGAAAATTGTTACTACTCACCCAAACTACCCATTCCGAAGGCTTGCAATGA